Within Oreochromis niloticus isolate F11D_XX linkage group LG2, O_niloticus_UMD_NMBU, whole genome shotgun sequence, the genomic segment AGAGAATGCAGTGTTGTTCCAGAAATGTTAAATGCTGCAGTCCCAGTGAAAGCAGTTAAAAGGACAGTGGGTTTTGATATGTCAATGTCGTCTGCATATCTGGGCACTTTGCTCAGTATCTTAGATGCTTCTGAGTAGATGCATTTGATAAGATGTGATTTTCCTGTTCCAGCACCACcattaatataaaagaaaaactgctccGGATTTAGAGCACAGACTCTTTTAATGCACCAGTCTCTAACTGCATAAAATATGGAGGCTTGCTTCTTATTCAGATTCTGAAACATCTGACGTAACAATGTGGGATCAATAGCAGGGGGTTCCCTGATGGCTCTGACTTCTGTTGAAGCATCAGCCTGACGGCTGTAGTCGGGCACGTCttcctgttcattttcattgtctcgctctctttcttgtTCAACAAGTGGCAACCTTACGAGATCTGATTCAGGTgccagattacaccattcatcaGTCACACCTCTGTTCTGCTCATATTCCTCAACAGCGCTCTCGATCTCCTCactgtttttctcatatttctctctgtttcttttgacaATGTGTTGCACGTACTCAAGACGGTCAGTACCTGGTAGCTGTACACAGCCAGCACCATAGAAAGCCTGATAGGTTGGCAAAGATGGCGTTTTCAGTTCGTGGTCTGAACGATGAGGAAGGTACAGTTTAAGAAGTCTTACGTAATATTGCTCAGGATGTTTTTCCTGTGAGCAGCGGTGAAATCTGATGATAGCAGGCTTATCGTTTTTGCGCCTTTGCACAAATCCCATCTCATTGAGAAGGGGCAAAACATCTTTACCTTTTGTCTGTTGGCCATAGACAATCCTGCAAGTAGCAGCAAAGtctgccatgcacatctcctcaTACTCTGGTGTTTCAGGTCTCGCTTTGTATTTGTCATTCAAAGATGTCATCCAAACATTGGAAGACTCAGGTGTTGTGTTGTCCAGAACTGACAGGGGACGACTCATTTTCACAGGATTATCATCAGTTGGTATGAATATTACAGCACGTGAACATTGCTTCATGTGAAGACCACATGCACGAGCAACACACTCCTGCGCACTGATCTCTCACTTCTTTGAATATGCCTGCATGACGGCTCTCATTTCATCGCACTCATTTACACTGTCCTTATGGGAGTTCTCAATGACAGTTTTCAGGTACTCAGATAGCCCGCCCTCTTTTTTTGatatatatttcattaaataGTTTGCAGCGCCGAAAGCATCTAGAACAAAGCTTATGTCGATATTActgttccaggcttcaagcagatGTGGATTATAGCTGTTTATCCAAGAGTCTTTTGGATCACGCTTTAGTATGATCGTACTccttgtgttcattttattcaggtatCTCTCATATTCTGCATGCGTCAACTTGCATCTTGCCAAGAGCTGCTCTAAACTCATGGAAGCAGTTTCAGGTTCATTCAGTAGCTGGTTCAGTGGTCTGAGCTTGTTCTTTGCTGTTTCTACCTCCAGTTCATCATCCTCACTTGGTCTTGTGATCATTGTCTCATTGCAGGGTGGTTTAGGAAAACCAAAACGGCACCCGGAGCTTAAACTCCTAAAgcacgtctttgtgtggttcttactgtgtttttgcacttctgtTACTTTCTTGTACAGTTCAGGTTGTTTATGTGGATCAGGCAGCTGAGCtgtgatgtatttgtttataaaatcCACAACAGTTtgctcatcatcctcctcaAACACAGGAGCACCTTCTACCCACAGGAGACAGTGTATGTGTGggcttcctctgtgctgaaaCTCGACTCTGTAAAAGTAGTCAGTGACTTTGCCAAGTGGCTGTGCAGGAGATAAGAGTAAATCTCTAAATAATGCTTCAACTCTCTTGTCAAACATGCGCATTGTTGTGACAGGATTGCTTCTCAGGATGTCACACTTTGCTGACCAGTCGAGACCTTCAAAATTCACTTGTTCACCTTGCTGCCTTGTTATTGCCTCAATCACTTCAGGCCAGcgcatttcagcagctgaaaatgtgcaaaagaacGTGGGAGTTCCCAACTGTCTGATCATGGCAAAAAGATCTCTTGTTGTTTTCTCCCAATAGGCTGGGGTTCCTCTCAGAGGCTGCATGAATCTCACTGCGTCTTTGTTTCTCACCAGTTTCTCCACCTCATGTTTATCTTGTAACATGCCTGAGGTTATTTTTCTCCCATCTCTGGTCAGAGGCTTTGCCTTCCTTAACTGTATCGTCATGCTGGAAGtagccaagtgtatttcagtcacaaactgtgcaaagaacaAATAGTTTGTGTCTCTGGCAAAACGATCATCAATGCAGAAAAGTCTTGATTTGAAATACCCACTGGGGGATACTTTGATCAGCCTTCTTTCATCAAGTGTGTTTTGGCctgtaggaaactgcacagggaAGGCCATGGCCTCCAGTTTAGGTGTTTTGAAAAAACTTATTGGattgtttctctctgcaggagcaACAGAGTAGATTCCTTCACTGAAACATAATATCTCCTCAGCCACATCAGGGGCTGCAAACAGGACTCGAGTGCAAAACCACCATTAGTCAGTCCATCTGCTTGGTCTGAATCATCTCTCATCTGCTCATGTGATTGTTCACCATCACAGGGTAACATGTCAATAtcctgttcatttttattttgtgcttcactcagtgcatttttctcacagcagtcaatttccattaaatcagCCTCATCATAATCGTCCTCATTCATGTTttcatcatcctcctcctcatcatcttcatcaggaAGAGTTGGATCACACAGCTCAGCATCATCTCTGATGCTCACATCCTTatactgtggatgaatctgcTTGAGTTTATGCAGTGCTTGCACAAGTTTAGACCAGCTTACAGTCTGAAACAGCTGATGACCTTTGTAAGACAAGCGTCTCTTCAGTTTTACTCTCATCACCTGAGAATTAATTCTCAATCGAGGCAATGCTTCAACAGTTTCCTGTACCTCTGATGGGACACAGACCACATTTCCTCTAATTGCTCTCTGCCTGCCTTTGGGAAGAGGAATAATCTTGGCAAATGGTATGCACTTGGCTATGAGATGTCTCTCCAGTATGTTGAGATCAGACAGTTCAGGTGGAATATCAGCAAGCTCCAGTTTATTGGCAACAGCAAGTGCTGGCATGGATCCATTTTTAAGATGATTGTGGCAGGTGTGACAAatccactctctctttctctcatcagGTACATTGCACTGCTCATTTCTGCAGTTTTCatcacaaacatgaacaaacttCCCTGTCAAACATGTTGCAACCACATGTGGGTTTTTGACATAATTTGACCTTGTGCAGGGTCGCACTTGGTTTGGAAATGAAGCCTTGAAACAGACAGTACATGGGTATGATGGTCCAACTTTGATTTGTGATTTGAACACAGATATGGCCTCGTTGATCACACTGTTGTCACTCTCTTGGGTTTGTCTGTTCACCCATctgtatttcctttttattttcatggcaCATCTCATTTTGTGCATAATCCTAAATGCTTGATTACTTTGATACCTGTCTCGCATTAGTTGTTTCATTAGTTGTCTGTGTCTCACTCTGAATGCATTGTCACGTTCATAACGCTGAGTCATTCgagatctctgtctctctctgaattCTGGGCTCTCTTGATACCTTTTAGTGAcatagcttttttgtttttgtctaaatTCAGCATCAGCACAATAGcgtcttttaatatattgttgACGTTTCTTTCTGAATTCGGCATTCTCACAATAACGTCTTTTCAGATATTGTTGATGTTTCTGTCTAACTTCAGGATCGATTTTATATGCCTTGCTTGTgcaagattttttcttttctctgtacTCTTTATTTGAAGCATATTTTTGTCGTTCTTTCCTGTTTTGGTTTTCCTTTCGCTGATTTTTGGGTTTCTCTGATACCATcaatcttcttttcatttttctccttCGCTGTTTATTAACTTTTGTCAGTTTACAGATGTTTTGTAAAACTGTATCAAAAAGATCAAAGGCAGCACAATTTTTTATTGCAGCATCAGATTGACATGAAAAAGCATCATTTGATGGAAGGAAATTAAATTCACTGGATGGTTCTTCAGTTGGTATATTAGTAAATTCATTCTCAGGAGCTTCATGTGATTTGAACTGAGCCATGTAGGTTTCTTGTTGTTTCACTAGTGGCGTACAAATGGACATTTGAGAAGGGATGTTCTCAGTGGTTGTGTTTCTCCTTGTAGTAGAGGAATTTGCTTCATCAACAGTTTTATCAGAGTGAGTAGGTGCCACAGCAGTGGCAGCTGTTGGTCTGCAGACTGTGTCTGTGATGGTATCACTCAGGTTAACTGTGCTCATACTATAAAACTGCACAGGCTTCAGCTCATAGTTACAAGAAGGTGATATCTCCATCTCTTCATAAGAATCTTGGAGCCTCTTAATCATGTCACTCAGGAGTGTGAATTTCAGCATCACAGCTGTACCACGATTACGTGACTGTAGTGGTAGAGGAAGACCACTGGGTGTTCTGGAGTGTGGGTCAAAGAACCCATATTTGCCTGATGTGGATCTGAACACTGCGATACACAGTCCACTCATAATCAATAAGGCATACTGCACATCTGACAACAGGCAGCTCAGTCCTGCTTCTAAGCTGAGAAAGGTATCTACTGCCTCCTCTGGAGGTTCTTCAAATGTCCCATACCGGGAAGGCTGTGTCATGTCGACATGATACATAGACCTGTGAGCATCAACTTTGTCTGGCAGCTCATCGGTTGCCAAATGAATATTTTTAGGAAATCTTTTCTTGGCCTCTTTGTACATCACATCACCTTTATCCAAGACCAGATTAAGGTCAGCTgtagtcatgttttcattctcATGAAGGAATGCAAGaaatgtgagtgagttacatgtGCACTGCTTGTTTCTGGAGTCTCCATATTTAGGATGTGCCTGGCTGTGAGATGCACAGACATGTGTTACAGAGGGCTGGTTTTCAAGGTTCACTCTTTCTGCACGAGATGGTCCTGCCACATCACTGTGACAGCCTCTTTGCACAAAATCAGCATAACCCACCTGTGGGGCACTTGACACCTCATGTTGTTCATTAAATCCATGCTGCAGTCCACTCTTTACAGCATCAGCATAGGATACCTGTTGTACATGTGCAGGAACATGTTGACCTGCCTGTTTAACACTGTCAGCATTGGTCTTTGCAGACACACTGTCTTCTGTAGAGCACTGAGGAAAATCACACTCGGCTTGTTCACATATTGGTACACTGTGAATCTCATGGAACTTCTTCCAGCGTTGTTTTGCAGCTTGTGACTTTTTCTGCTTCCTTGGCATTTTTACACAAGTGTTTCTCTTAGTCTTTAGAAAATATGTTCATAAAATAAGAGTGGTACACACCAGGagatgtttttgtctttatatttcactttttatttttctgaaacAGTTGTCTTTGTTTGACAGTTTGTTCTTCAGTCGAGAGAATATTATGCACTCTCTTTATTGGCTTGACACAATTTAGCAGCAAGCCCAgaatgaaaaacaggtagagagaaaatttagaagagagaacaggcagagcaggagagacacggCTGGGAAATCACAATCAAACCGTGAAttagagttttctttgtttgttcagtttgttctcaGGTTGAGGCAAaatatgcactctttattgcttCAATGGCCCGGCACTTTCAGCAGCAAGccaagagtgaaaaacaggtagagagaaaatttagcagagagaacagacagagcaggagagacacggCTTGGAAATTCTCATCAAACCGTAATAAGAGTTTTGGTTTGGCAACTGAGCAACAAACCACAGAGTGAAATACAGATGGAAAGAAGGAAGAGACAACAGGTGGAGCAGGACAGAGGATAGAGGGGATGGGGGGTTGGGATGTGAGAGAGAAGATCTGAtccttgttcttcttctgcacactgtgaaaaaaatatgaagaaaatacATTAATTGGACTAAAATAATATCACATGCCAATTGTATAAACCAAATGTGTTTATAGCAACTGTGACTACTGAAACAAATATTCAAGCTAAACTGTTCTTGGATACCATGTGTAAAAAGTTGGACaattgtatatttttttaaaagaataaattatGAGATTGTCAACACAAACTTAGAATTCAGCGGTTTGAATATAAATTTAATTAGatttaacaataacattttttaaattagattGAAATCATTTCTTGATCATTTTAATTACTCATTGTTCATGATTAAATTAATCATTAAATAACCACATGCAGTGAGACTACAAACatgtacaattttttttttagcccaaTTGTTAAGCTGCACaattgtgtatttattataaaattgtGTTTAAGGGGCCTAACACAGTTCGAACCCTCACTTTACCGTTTACATTAGTcagattatgtttttattttggtcgACTTCTCTTGAAGTGTGTGCACACCTACCAGGCAAAGCACTGATGTCAGTCAGGTTCCTGAAAGTGTAAGAGAAATAATATGTTAGTTTTCTGTACAATACTATCAGActaacaaaaatacaaagatcaCTCGCCATGATACACTGAACTTACAGTCAGTAGGTTAATCATAGAGTAATATAGCACACCAACTGACACAGCAGCCATTTTATCATTCCAAAAATTAACTGAAGGATTTCCCGTTATGGAAGGCTAGCGTTAGACTTCTGCTAGCCTTAGCATTGCTGCCAGAGTTAACACTGCAGCTAGCGTTAGCATTGGTACTAGCATTAGCATTGCTGCTAGCACACGAATAGCACAGAAATACTCTTCTTGACAGTTAACAACTGCTAAGGCTAGCGTTAGCATTATTACTAGTGTTAGCATTGctgctagcattagcattggTACTAGCATTAGCATTTCCGCTAGCGCTAGCACTCTTACTGTTAAAACTGAGCCACACTGGCAATAAC encodes:
- the LOC102077700 gene encoding uncharacterized protein LOC102077700, with the translated sequence MPRKQKKSQAAKQRWKKFHEIHSVPICEQAECDFPQCSTEDSVSAKTNADSVKQAGQHVPAHVQQVSYADAVKSGLQHGFNEQHEVSSAPQVGYADFVQRGCHSDVAGPSRAERVNLENQPSVTHVCASHSQAHPKYGDSRNKQCTCNSLTFLAFLHENENMTTADLNLVLDKGDVMYKEAKKRFPKNIHLATDELPDKVDAHRSMYHVDMTQPSRYGTFEEPPEEAVDTFLSLEAGLSCLLSDVQYALLIMSGLCIAVFRSTSGKYGFFDPHSRTPSGLPLPLQSRNRGTAVMLKFTLLSDMIKRLQDSYEEMEISPSCNYELKPVQFYSMSTVNLSDTITDTVCRPTAATAVAPTHSDKTVDEANSSTTRRNTTTENIPSQMSICTPLVKQQETYMAQFKSHEAPENEFTNIPTEEPSSEFNFLPSNDAFSCQSDAAIKNCAAFDLFDTVLQNICKLTKYKDVSIRDDAELCDPTLPDEDDEEEDDENMNEDDYDEADLMEIDCFLDNTTPESSNVWMTSLNDKYKARPETPEYEEMCMADFAATCRIVYGQQTKDHELKTPSLPTYQAFYGAGCVQLPGTDRLEYVQHIVKRNREKYEKNSEEIESAVEEYEQNRDARLKQIKGTRRPFGGMSVIAVGDFYQLPPVRQSKPLCVHDPSEIDLWREHFQMITLTEIMRQKDDVVFAEMLNRIRVKGK